In the genome of Xenopus tropicalis strain Nigerian chromosome 10, UCB_Xtro_10.0, whole genome shotgun sequence, the window AATCCTGTATTCTCTTCCCAGTAAACTGCACTGCATGAGGAATTACATTCACATCAACCTATTTGCCTCTTTCATACTAAGAGCAGTGTCAGTACTGGTGCTTGACACGATGCTCAAGACTCGTtacaatgaaaatgaaaaatttgaaGACACGCATCTGTGGCTTAGCAGTGAGGTGAGAAAATACTGGAATTATGAAATGTTAGACCATAAAGAGGGTTAGTGAAAGGAAGATATATTTTATGGTAAAGTATTGAGTACTGGGAGTACTGGGTTGACATTTGGAATAGACACAAAAGGAACTTGTATACAATATGGTTCATAATTTAAGCACACTTACATATTTCTGTTTTTGACCATAGTGAAATACTGAATGACTTTTATCAAATTTGTGTATACTTCTTAGGCTTTCTTTCAGCAATATTACAGCTGTATCTGGCACTGCTGGAATCACCCAAGCAATGCATAGGGCTTTCTTCtagtgattccctttgttgccagtggacaGGTATTTCGGAGAGATCTGTtacctgcgatagcagagatctatcacggatGACTTacctctctgtgggacattacccttagatATTATCTGATACTAGGGGCTGATTTAGGAGCTTTCAAGTAAACCCCCCATGCAATCAATAGAAAATTTTAAATCATAGCAAAACTTCACTGTCAAaagttaatatattaataaagcaTCTGTGGTTTCATAACTGCAATTTCTGGTTTTAAAATCTGACAATTTATGTTATATACGCTATATACactgtaaatatacagtaataatcACTATTAGTATATATATTAGAGGGCTCATTACGAACACATGTGCAAAGCCAAAAATTCTGTGTTATTCTATGCATGCATAAACTCTATACTTGCGAATTGCATGAGAACACTGGATTATTACAGTTTGCTGAATAAGGTGCAAAGTACATGGTACACAGGTGCAAGGGAACCATGGAATTTTAACTTGCCTTAAGAAGGTATTGGTTTCAGCGTCCCTTTTGTATGTTGTACCTACACACAAGTTAGTGTTTGGCTGCAATAACTTTGGAATTCTCGTGGGGAAAAAAACCATAacaatttgcatccaaaaattatACTTTACACGCTGCAATACATATGTAAATCAGCCTTATAGTGTTTTGCTGGCATTTTTTATGCCTAGcacattttacatagttacagtaAGTCATCAACTGTCAGTTTATAGACCAGCTGCCAAGGCCAATTCcaacacaacatcactaggaacaAGGCCAGGGATGTCAGTATTGTGGCCCATAACGAAAGCATTATCGTCTTGTCTTATAGTCTTTATCTTACATAACAGTTGCTTTTTTGGTTGTTATAGGCCACAGTGATCATATTACTTGTGCTTGCATAAtcagattttattttgattttaaggATAAAATCAGAGAACCACGGTCACTTTGTGGGTCATGTATCTGTAAAATTTAGTAAGGCAGCCAAAGTAAGTTTTACAGTACGTTGTGaaatgttattaaaggaaaagtaacaataaaaaagctattctaccctgcaccaataactgccctatcctgcaaaccacttagtatttagaatactttaatagaaaatacagcagcatccactatgtgaaggctaggcttgatcagtCGATCAttgcatagttgatgcctgctccttccttcgctgtatcgccgtatttcaattgacaggaagccaagttttagcaggtattttctattaaagtattcaaaatactaagtggtttgcaggatagggcagttattggtgcagggtagaatagcttttttacttaaaacattttagtgttacttttcctttaatactagAAGCTGGGATGTGTGTAGGCTACTAACTTCTGGTTACACCACTAATAATAGGAGTTGTAAAACACACAGTAGTGTCAAATGAATTGGATACATTTCGGTTTTGGAAgttgtacaaataaaataatatatctgtTCATATGTTGTTGTTGCTGTATGGCCTTCTGAACCATTATGCTGTGCCGAATACCCACCCAGTTCCTTATCTGCCCAGTTCTATTTATCCCATTTCTTTTTAAAAGGGCTCTGCTGCCTCTCCTCTGCCTCCCCTTGTGGTCTGTCCcagattttttcttttccttgctCCTTGCTTCTAAAAAATACCCAAGTAACAATATCTTTATTCCTATTTTTTCTTTGCCTAATAATTTTTCTTCTCCCTTTCCCCAGGCTTTAGTTGGGTGTCGTGTTGCCGCAGTCCTCATGCAGTATGGGATCATTGCTAATTACTACTGGCTGATGGTGGAAGGGATTTATCTGTACAACTTGCTGGTTCTAGCTGTCTTCTCAGAGCGAAGTTATTTTGCACTCTATCTGTGTATTGGATGGGGTGAGTTAAACATTTTGTTActcaaaaataaacaaacatattCCTGTctgtgttgggagggggagggaAAACATACACTGGTTCCTAGCAGAGCAGATACAGATGTcaaatgtgtgtgtgcatatatatatatatatatatatatatatataataatgttatgGGTTATACAGGCACAATGGGCGGTATGTATTACTGTGCTTTCCTTCTCAGGAGCCCCGGCTCTGTTCATCATTCCTTGGGTGGCTGTGAGATATACGTATGAAAACACACTGTAAGTGCATTCACAGTTTTCTTCTTTTATGCCCCCCTTTACTTTCCCTTACCCCATGTATGTCCCCAATTTTACTTTTTGAAAGTAATCTACAGTAATTTAGGttaaaattaaaagtaacagTAATTTAGGTTAGAAATGCATCAAGTAAATCCTTTTTGTCTAAGCGAAGCCTGCCTAACTAGTAATTGATCTGGAGGAAGTGAAAAAATAGACCAGTGCTTGTACTAAATTTATTTTAGTAACTATACCAGTAAATCagctttagggcgaagacacatggggcacgCCAATTAGTCACTGCGACTTTTTAAAAGACTTATAAGTTGTGGCAACTTaccaccccatgtgtcttcgccttTAAGGAGAGAATTCCTCAACTTCAAAGCTTTAACTGTAAAAATCAGTTTCATACCTAAAGATGAGCCCTCCTTTCTTCCTATTTAAATGGATGttcttgtgtctgctggaaggacctattgTGTATAAGACATTATGGAGTGTAttgtatggtccccttatattATCTTAACCTTactttctcttttctttattgCTCTCCCTTTCTCACCCACACATCTCTCTTTAGTTCACTTTATCTAATCTCTAATTTTTAATTGCGTATCTCATTTGCCATTTAGCCCCAGTCATAGCTGTGCTGAGAAAGAAGGGGAGGGGGGTAGTCATCAGCCTACAGTTGCTGACAAATCATGTTCTGCCAAATTAACAGCAGAATCCTTGCTGAAACCTCTGGGGACTCATGATGTGTACACTGGATACCATACTGTCATCAGATAACATTAATAACAGCCTGGGACAGGGACAAGGACCACCAGGATCTCTCTCAGAGCATCCCGGTAAGCAGGAAATCAAGGATCAACTAGCCTAGTGGACAAATCTTAAAGTGATCAACAAGGGTCCAGCTGATGTCTGCATTGGAGGCCATAACATACTTCCTCCAGTAAACAAATAATATAATGACCACCAGGATCTCTCTCACACAATAACAATAAGCAGGAAATCAACTAGCTTGATGGCTGAATCGTTACAGTGGTGGGCATGGGTGCTCCTGGGCCTTGTCCCTTTGGCAAATCATTAGCATGGATGCCATTTTATCAGGCCATCTATTGACGGGGAAATTTAAAAAGAAGCTTCAAATCAGTATGTGTGAATGGAGGGCATTACTCAGTCCTCTCCCTTATCTTGCCCCCTTTCTTAGATCCACCAATTGTACTTAGACAATGCCACCATAGTCAATAGGAAGGCACCTGTTGCTAAACAGCAATGGAGGAGATAGCCAGAATCTGGCACACAGGCGGACAGAACATGCTAGCAGTTCCTGCAATTTACATACTTTGCATAGGAAACTGAAGGTAGATTACTTATGGTGGAACATGGTAACAGAGAAGACCAAGTGGAAGACCAAACACACACTGATTTCTGTAAAGTACCCTTGCAAGAAAATATTTGGCAGATTGACCAAGAAGAGTGGGAAGAAGCCCTTGAGTCCCAAATATGCTTCCCATGCAAGGAAATGTACAATCCAAACTTACATTCTTCATAGAGCCAATTTAACCCTCCTGATTCTCCGACACTTCTCTCAAAACACAGATACTATTTGCCCTAGATGTCATTCAAAACAGCCCCCACTCATTGATTACTGGAAGCAGGTAACCCAGTTTATACATGATGTGATGGGATCGCCAGTCCCACTGGATCCTAAAGAGTGCCTGCTGGCTATTAGCGAAGACCTTTACCCTAAAGCATACATGAGAACGGCAGTAGCTGAATTACGCTACCTGGCCCTTAAACATATAACAAGCAAATCATTATCTACACAATCCCCAACACTAAATGGCTGGCACTCCCCTATAGCGAAATTACTTATAAAAACAGGGGATACCCATACAAATACAACAGGGTATTTTACTGACAACTGAATACTGAAATCCCATCCCATAtgaaaaaatatagtaaaaactaTACATTAATATCTATATGTATGTCTTGCTAAACTTGAAATAATTTGAAACCATTGTACAActgtacctatacaggtatgggatctgttatccagaatgcttgggacctgggtattccagataaggggtcattccgtaattcagatctcctaccttaagtctactaaaaaaattatttaaacagtaattaaactcaaaggattgttttgtctccaataaggatgaattatttcttagttgggatcaagtacaaggtacagtggtattattacagagaaaaaggatatcatttttaaaaatgtgaattatttaattaaaatggagtctatgggagatggcctttccgtaactctggataatgggtttccggataaggggtccgatacctgtacttaccaCATATTAGCCTCTACAAATGTACTACAACTCAGCTTTCAACCCTGTTCTTTTAAGACTTGAATAAagtgttgaataaaaataaagaacatatgACTtgaagtataaatacaaataaagttGCCTTTACCTTTGCTCCCTACATAAGAGACATGGGTAGTTATCCAGAGAAAATTGTCTTTTAAGAAGCTTCTTACTAAAAGTAGTCTCTGCTTTCCACATCAAGCAGTTCATTCCCTTTGTCCAACAGAATCAGGCAGAAAGTCAAGTGCATATTATGAAATCAGAAAGGACAGTTAAGAAATATGCCATTCAATCTTTGCATTAATTATCAGCATTCAAGGAGACAACAGTAAGCAGGCTACTAAATGGTGTGCTTTACTAAAACTTCATGTTCTTTTACTTCTATCCCTTTAAATTTCCTCCACTCACCCACAACTACCACCTTCCTTTTATGCTTTCATCATTTTCTTTTTACCTTCTACTCACTTAATCTTCCCTTTAAAAACCTTTGCTTCACTTCCCCATTTCATTGTTTGAACCGCTTTTTCCATACTGCTCTTATATTCCCACCTTTCTCTTTTGAGCAAACTTTTCCCTTCTTAACAGCTTACCCCATTAAATCTCGGTTCTATCTCCAAGCACATAGGGCTAGCATCTCTCTAACTTTGTCTTACTATCTCCTGTTTACAtttgtgggcttatttatcagttttcgagtttgtgaattccagtttgtttttctaaatcgaataaacttgtaTATCGaatgcttgatttttttattaatttggtaaactcgtttgaataaaaaaactcgaatagCTTGAATTTTAGAGTTTACAAACTCCGATACCTGAAACTgaaaatatggtttgactttgACTTGACtccaattgacttctatagaaactcacaagcttttagatggttttgcacttaatacataccagacattcaagtgtttgaaccataattcgaatttgaggttttttagcacaaaaaactcaaTTCCTGAAAAAAAGTGTTGATAAATCACTGCTAAGTGTTTTTCATTCTTTGAATTGGATTGGATATAAATGTGGGTGTTCTCCAGAAGTCTCAAATCTCCAGGCTTTTCGTAAGGCACGAGTTCCACAGATAGCAGTTGCACTAATTTCTTGAGCACATGTTAGATTAAGCAGGAAATTGTGGGTGCACAGAACCTTCCTTCTTCGTGTATATGCATTCAAACATAAAAGTGGGAGCTGTTGTATTGGTCACTTAGTCAGAGGCATTCTCCATAAGCCTTGCCTACTATTGCCTGCTTCCCACCAGCCTAACTGTAAATCTAAGGTTATTTTTGCTCCCTGCAGCATTTTTTTGTTGGCAAATTATTGTCTACAAAGTTggggatcaactagcagttaggcaggtttcacttaGGCAACTTGATGGAAGTGTGTCATATTTCAGCCTTATCTATTTTGTTGCTATGCTTCTGTTCTCTTAACTGGGAGATATGAGGGAACATTTAGTTGCAAAGTTAAGTAACATTAGCTAAGAAAGGCACTAAAATGAAGTCAAGTGATACTCTTCCATGAAAGACTTTTGTGTATATAGGAGCTGTTTAAGATAATAATTCTCATTACCTACTGTCACTGAAATCATTCAATTTCCTGGAGCTGTAAAGGTAAGCCAGATATCAACAAACAATCTCTTTCCACATGTGCATCTCTAATAATGATATTATTTCTCACTTCATTGCCCCAGTTGACTTACTTTGAAAGTTATTatgatttattgttttatataaggGATGTTGCTTTTTGTAGAAGTTTATTCTGTATTTCCACATAGATTTATAATCACTAGTGACAGAATTCCGTATGCACAATGATTGGGCAACTAATGTTGTGGGGATTTGTCTGCCTTTAGGTGCTGGTCCACAAACAACAACATGGGCTTCTGGTGGATCATTAGGTCTTCTGTACTCCTTGCTATAGTGGTAAGTAATTGACCCTTTATGGAAAGAGGACACCTCTTATGCACAATGTTGTGTGTGAGGTTGTTTTAGCTTTGTGACGCTAAAGTGACACATATATTTTCCCACCTGCTATTTGCATTACTGTTAATGTAGAAAAAATTGAGGTACCAGCACTCCCATGTAGCTCACAGGTTTGCTATTCCtcttgctggtgggaaagcatttaaaggagataAAGTCATCTGCAGCAGAGGAGATTTATCAGggttatttattttgattgttctTAGAAACCTGCAGCTTTGGataggtgtgtgtatgtatgttattTCAGTTCTGGCATGCCCAACCTTTGTCCCCAGTTGTTTTGACCTACCACTCCTAAAATACCTCTCCACAGAAATACTAATAGCTTCAGAAACTGTTGGACATTGCTAACCTTGTCCATACTGGAAAGGTTTAGGTGTAAACTTTTGcagaatacatatatttttttacatttagatcAACTTTGTAATCTTTGTACGGATTATCCAGATTCTGGTGTCCAAAATGCGGGCCCATCAGATGAGGTACACAGATTATAAATTCAGGTAAGTGCCTTGAGAGATTAGGTCAAAGACAAGTCTGCTATACCTGTTAAAGAGTAATAGATGTGCtggttaaacaaagaatatatattttgttatttaggTTGGCTAAATCCACACTGACTCTTATTCCACTGTTGGGAATACATGAGGTGGCGTTTGCTTTCCTCCCAGAAGAGACTGTCCATGGAACCCTACGCTTGGTCAAGCTTTTCTTTGACCTCTTCATTAGTTCTTTTCAGGTATGCAAACCAATAAGATAGAACCTTGTCCTGGGAAAATTATTTCCTATGATATAATTCTAGCTTCAAATTCCTTCGTTATGCTATGTAAGGATGTACAGATTTTGGGGTTTAGCCCAACCTATGACTTAAATAATTGTTGTATTCAGATGGCTATTGCTTAAGTATTTAAGAATTTGATCAATTTTaattgtgcaaattaggatttgtatTTGGTTTAGTATTAGTTAATTCCTCTTTTTGCTGGATTTGGTACTTTTCATACTCCTTTGTTTTAGAAAATaagttgatttttatatttcctcTGCAGGGCATGCTTGTTGCTGTACTGTACTGTTTTGTGAACAAAGAGGTAGGTCCTTGTTCCTGGAGTCTGTTGCTGTGTGTCACAGGATCAGTACCTTTTGTCACGCAAAATGTGGTTTCCTCCATCAAATCTGGCTTCCTCTCTGCACATGTGCAATACTATTACAGTAATAATACAGTCTAAtacaaatattgtatatatttttcatcTGTAAACAAGAATTTTAGCCAGATTGTAATAAATATTTTGAGTAGTAAAGACAGTGAATGTATGAGCATAGTGAAAAATTAGGATATTTGTGATTTGAACTGAATATGAAGCAAGCGTGTGTGGTGGACTGTGAATGAGCAGAAGGACCATCCTGACCTTTTGTGGTCTGGCTTTCAAGAACTTAGATATATTCCTTCTTTGTGACCACAGGTCCAGTCTGAGCTGTTAAAGAAATGGAAACGTTGGAAACTTGGGAAGGACATCAAGGgtgaatataaacacacatataccCAGACACCGCGTGTTGGAGCTAGTACTGTCTATGAAAACCATAAACTAGTTGGCTGCTGGCACAAAGGCACAGGCAAACCCCGGCATAATGGCAGCATGTACTATGATGACAAAAACAGTACAACAGAAAACATTACATTAAGTGAGAGGCAACTCAGCTTCAACTATCCTGACAGTGGAGAAAACACTTTCTAAACTTTTCCAAAACACACAGATTATTATGAAAGGTGACTGGTGAACTGTAAATGAACAAAATTGTTTGCACTCAGAAGGACAAGGTGAAGAGCCAGTACCAAAATCCAACGACATTGTCCATGCATAAAGATGAAAGAATTGATTAACTCACTGATAAACAGGTGACCATCGCTATGACAGAACCTAGCTTTCTGAAAGGACATGCTTTCAACAGGTTGTGTATATCTGAATGTTATTATGGCTGTACGTATTATTCCTTTACTGTAAATAACATGTAAAACCAATAATAATGTACAGAAGTCATATTTATACAAAGGAAAATGTGACCTCGTAGATCTTAGAACAGAAAGTACATACTGAAATACAAACTCAATGTAGCATATTAATCCAGGATAACATTTTTGAATGATGTGGAGTGGTTTGAATCACGGAGTGGAAGATGAATAGAATTGAGCAAAGGAAGATAAATAGAATTTTAGCCTAACAGTGgctcccggggtcagtgacccccccaaacCACCTGATCGCATTTTAAATTGCAGGATGGAAAAGGCTGTAAAATGTGTAAGGAATAAAATATGGAGACCAAAGAGACCTAAaaagttcttaaaggagaaggaaaggtaaaaactaagtaagctttatcgtaaaggtctacgtaaatacagccataagcacttaaagtaatgctgcactgagtcttctatcaaaagaaacacagaattttt includes:
- the gcgr gene encoding glucagon receptor isoform X3 yields the protein MHCQTQLSVYHVHGSSHGTSKHGLVYKHCEPDGQWAERDAQECENDDKQIEDKYFKIYDNFKIMYTVGYSVSLGTLILAFAILVGFSKLHCMRNYIHINLFASFILRAVSVLVLDTMLKTRYNENEKFEDTHLWLSSEALVGCRVAAVLMQYGIIANYYWLMVEGIYLYNLLVLAVFSERSYFALYLCIGWGAPALFIIPWVAVRYTYENTLCWSTNNNMGFWWIIRSSVLLAIVINFVIFVRIIQILVSKMRAHQMRYTDYKFRLAKSTLTLIPLLGIHEVAFAFLPEETVHGTLRLVKLFFDLFISSFQGMLVAVLYCFVNKEVQSELLKKWKRWKLGKDIKGEYKHTYTQTPRVGASTVYENHKLVGCWHKGTGKPRHNGSMYYDDKNSTTENITLSERQLSFNYPDSGENTF
- the gcgr gene encoding glucagon receptor isoform X1; this translates as MTWKLILSALLVLLMLCQAPSAQIMDEAYENWRKYETECRHNMSQEPPAAGLVCNRTFDRYCCWPDALPNTTVSVPCPWFLPWHLKVQHGLVYKHCEPDGQWAERDAQECENDDKQIEDKYFKIYDNFKIMYTVGYSVSLGTLILAFAILVGFSKLHCMRNYIHINLFASFILRAVSVLVLDTMLKTRYNENEKFEDTHLWLSSEALVGCRVAAVLMQYGIIANYYWLMVEGIYLYNLLVLAVFSERSYFALYLCIGWGAPALFIIPWVAVRYTYENTLCWSTNNNMGFWWIIRSSVLLAIVINFVIFVRIIQILVSKMRAHQMRYTDYKFRLAKSTLTLIPLLGIHEVAFAFLPEETVHGTLRLVKLFFDLFISSFQGMLVAVLYCFVNKEVQSELLKKWKRWKLGKDIKGEYKHTYTQTPRVGASTVYENHKLVGCWHKGTGKPRHNGSMYYDDKNSTTENITLSERQLSFNYPDSGENTF
- the gcgr gene encoding glucagon receptor isoform X2 yields the protein MTWKLILSALLVLLMLCQAPSAQIMDEAYENWRKYETECRHNMSQEPPAAGLVCNRTFDRYCCWPDALPNTTVSVPCPWFLPWHLKVQHGLVYKHCEPDGQWAERDAQECENDDKQIEDKYFKIYDNFKIMYTVGYSVSLGTLILAFAILVGFSKLHCMRNYIHINLFASFILRAVSVLVLDTMLKTRYNENEKFEDTHLWLSSEALVGCRVAAVLMQYGIIANYYWLMVEGIYLYNLLVLAVFSERSYFALYLCIGWGAPALFIIPWVAVRYTYENTLCWSTNNNMGFWWIIRSSVLLAIVILVSKMRAHQMRYTDYKFRLAKSTLTLIPLLGIHEVAFAFLPEETVHGTLRLVKLFFDLFISSFQGMLVAVLYCFVNKEVQSELLKKWKRWKLGKDIKGEYKHTYTQTPRVGASTVYENHKLVGCWHKGTGKPRHNGSMYYDDKNSTTENITLSERQLSFNYPDSGENTF